Proteins encoded by one window of Acidobacteriota bacterium:
- a CDS encoding enoyl-CoA hydratase family protein: MAIEANSFLYQLDPTTGVATVTLNRPERLNALTFEVYRELRDGFIALDTEPGVRSILLTGAGRAFCSGGDVEDIIGELFQFDYRGLLDFTRNTGDLILAMLRCRRPIVGVLNGTVAGAGAVIASACDVRIASERAKIAFLFTKVGLSGADMGASWLLPRHVGLGRAMELLMTGDFIDAAEAHRIGLYNRVVAEDEIAAEGRSWAERLAAGPAFGLEITKKMVLREAALDLETALSMEVEIQAACMEDPNFREAYEAFRDKRPVVFDRDARGDSEDR; encoded by the coding sequence AACTCATTCCTCTATCAGCTCGACCCGACCACCGGTGTCGCCACCGTCACCCTCAACCGGCCGGAGCGCCTCAATGCCCTGACCTTCGAGGTCTACCGCGAGCTGCGCGACGGCTTCATCGCGCTCGATACGGAGCCCGGCGTGCGGTCTATCCTGTTGACCGGCGCCGGCAGGGCCTTCTGCTCCGGCGGCGACGTGGAGGACATCATCGGCGAGCTGTTCCAGTTCGATTACCGTGGCCTCTTGGACTTCACCCGCAACACCGGCGACCTGATCCTCGCCATGCTGCGCTGCCGACGGCCGATCGTGGGCGTACTGAACGGCACCGTCGCCGGTGCCGGGGCGGTGATCGCCAGCGCCTGCGACGTGCGGATCGCCTCCGAGCGCGCCAAGATCGCCTTCCTGTTCACCAAGGTCGGCCTGTCCGGGGCGGACATGGGAGCCTCCTGGCTACTGCCCCGCCACGTCGGCCTGGGGCGAGCGATGGAGCTGCTGATGACTGGCGACTTCATCGACGCCGCCGAGGCCCACCGCATCGGCCTCTACAACCGGGTGGTTGCCGAGGACGAGATCGCCGCCGAGGGCCGGAGCTGGGCCGAGAGGCTGGCGGCAGGTCCCGCCTTCGGCCTGGAGATCACCAAGAAGATGGTGCTGCGGGAAGCGGCTCTCGATCTCGAAACGGCGCTTTCGATGGAAGTGGAGATCCAGGCCGCCTGCATGGAAGATCCCAACTTTCGCGAAGCCTACGAAGCCTTCCGGGACAAGCGCCCGGTGGTGTTCGATCGCGACGCGAGAGGCGATTCCGAAGACCGATGA